A genomic window from Quercus lobata isolate SW786 chromosome 10, ValleyOak3.0 Primary Assembly, whole genome shotgun sequence includes:
- the LOC115965101 gene encoding uncharacterized protein LOC115965101 has protein sequence MDVTCSLCEDYQETLLHALWLCDQAKSVWKSDSRFSGLYRKAHRSFVDLLDFVFEQGSVFFVALFSTIAWCLWQHRNKLRERQPMWPIQEIYQRAKELVVEFFEVHHSELAGIGVVVRDSSGNVMGALSQKIPRPQSVEHAEALAACRAVILKELLLFQACFEGDCQRVIQAINACGPSRTLFGHIIEEIHYFSSSLASCSFVHVCREGNKLAHALARRAVLSADTDVWVEELPNDLDDIFRFDLVQ, from the exons ATGGACGTGACTTGCTCCCTGTGCGAGGATTACCAGGAAACACTCTTGCATGCATTATGGCTGTGTGATCAAGCCAAGTCGGTCTGGAAATCAGATTCTAGATTTTCTGGGTTGTATCGAAAAGCTCACAGGAGTTTCGTGGACCTTCTCGACTTTGTTTTTGAGCAAGGCTCTGTTTTCTTTGTTGCTCTCTTCTCAACAATTGCTTGGTGTCTTTGGCAGCATAGAAACAAGCTGCGTGAACGCCAACCCATGTGGCCCATCCAGGAGATATATCAAAGAGCAAAAGAGCTGGTTGTGGAGTTCTTCGAGGTTCACCA TAGTGAGCTAGCTGGGATTGGGGTGGTGGTTCGGGACAGTTCTGGTAACGTCATGGGAGCGCTGAGTCAAAAAATTCCTAGACCCCAGTCCGTGGAGCATGCTGAAGCACTTGCGGCCTGTAGAGCTGTGATCCTGAAAGAATTATTGCTCTTCCAAGCGTGTTTTGAAGGTGATTGCCAACGGGTCATTCAAGCCATCAACGCATGTGGTCCCAGCCGTACTCTGTTTGGCCATATTATTGAAGAGATTCACTATTTTAGCTCATCTTTAGCAAGTTGTTCCTTTGTTCATGTATGTAGAGAGGGTAATAAATTGGCACATGCCCTAGCTAGAAGAGCAGTTTTATCTGCAGATACTGATGTATGGGTAGAAGAGCTACCCAATGATTTGGATGATATATTCCGATTTGATTTAGTTCAATAA
- the LOC115963179 gene encoding putative disease resistance RPP13-like protein 1, with product MGRKRDQFWDYAEQRLDGRFKCNFCHGDFPGGATRIKAHLAGVSGHNIVACVAVSQEVQKEARATQETNKKLKCASSSSSAKESSASSSSSNIMDRIVTQGKEEYIVEIFLDDIVDRLVANVFSLTTEHSKNKELKNLLYTLCKIHVMLYDAQKRQVSDESVRIWLTELKDVVYEVDNVLDEFSYDTFLKYQMMNQVPSFSLCNFDEVKTVKHALENILNIVDGLGLKIENSNPKISLDNIDSSLDDSEVIGREYRVLKSWDLLDDDDDVFLKLKSRFDGLTISSLKRCFAYCAIFPKDYEIRKDELIQHWMAEGFLEPSKESMLMEDIGNKYFKILLDKSFLQNGKRDEYGNIISYRMHDSVHDFVLLISKSRTSGIFSHVRSLFVGFDGQTTPRISFKGDCFTKLCTLNLENADFGDRLLVIFKSLRVLKLYGYKKIELPESIDVLIHLRLLHITGINHLPNSITKLYNLQTLRIEGFLMELPKDLSNLINLRHICVDEIKKAPKNLGRLTCLQTLPIFVVGQDEGYRIKELGALKNLRGEIKISNLEKVEDEEEAKSAKLKEKEMFKLGLHWTSSIRAADSYDKDEKVLEGLQPHPNLKSLTIERYEGKKFPSWWAGLSLYQNLIEIYLNGCTECEEVPTLGHLPCLRVLEIIGMEKVRSIGSEFYSYSDGSYRNTTTLFPALRILKLVEMISLEEWKDAGEVLVFPCLEELTISYCNELRDFPDSLHTCVSLQKLVVKECPELRYWPGVQCVGSTSIQYSHPSLQKLKLCESAHSLLGQIQYFINLKILWIQRFFEIEALPECLGCLFSLQKLYIVDCNHLVHLPTEEAMRCLTQLKMLIIYDCPNLEDNERSKIDHIPFVDIQDSGWPDCSDFED from the exons atgggTAGAAAGAGAGATCAATTTTGGGATTATGCTGAGCAACGTCTAGATGGTCGTTTCAAATGTAATTTTTGTCATGGTGATTTTCCTGGAGGTGCAACAAGGATTAAGGCACACTTGGCTGGAGTTTCAGGCCATAACATTGTGGCATGTGTAGCCGTGTCTCAAGAAGTTCAAAAAGAAGCCCGGGCAACTCAAGAGACTAACAAAAAGCTTAAATGTGCATCATCCTCAAGCAGTGCTAAGGAGAGTTcagcttcatcttcatcatcaaataTTATGGATAGAATTGTCACACAG GGCAAGGAAGAATATATAGTTGAAATTTTCCTCGATGATATTGTGGACAGACTAGTTGCCAATGTATTTTCACTTACAACTGAGCATTCCAAGAACAAGGAGCTGAAAAATCTTCTTTACACGTTATGCAAGATTCATGTCATGTTATATGATGCTCAAAAAAGACAAGTAAGCGATGAGTCTGTGAGGATTTGGTTAACAGAGCTTAAAGATGTAGTTTATGAGGTTGATAATGTGCTAGATGAGTTCAGCTACGACACTTTCCTGAAATACCAAATGATGAATCAGGTACCTAGTTTTTCATTATGCAATTTTGATGAAGTTAAGACCGTCAAACATgcattggaaaatattttgaatatagTAGATGGCTTGGGTCTTAAAATTGAGAATTCAAACCCCAAGATTAGCCTAGACAATATAGACTCCTCCCTTGATGATTCAGAAGTTATAGGAAGAGAATACCGTGTCCTAAAAAGTTGGGATTTactggatgatgatgatgatgtctTTCTAAAATTAAAGTCAAGATTTGATGGTCTTACAATATCATCTTTAAAAAGGTGTTTTGCATATTGTGCAATCTTCCCTAAAGATTATGAAATTAGAAAGGATGAGCTAATTCAGCATTGGATGGCTGAAGGGTTTCTTGAACCATCTAAAGAAAGTATGTTGATGGAGGATATTGGTAACAAgtattttaagattttattgGACAAATCCTTTTTACAAAATGGTAAAAGGGATGAGTATGGTAATATTATCAGCTATAGAATGCATGATTCCGTACATGATTTTGTGCtattaatttcaaaatcaagaacTTCTGGTATTTTCAGCCACGTACGAAGTTTATTTGTTGGATTTGATGGCCAAACAACACCAAGAATTTCATTTAAAGGTGATTGTTTCACAAAATTATGCACATTAAATTTAGAGAATGCTGACTTTGGTGACAGattattagtaatatttaaaagCTTACGTGTTTTAAAGTTATATGGATATAAGAAGATAGAGCTGCCAGAATCAATTGATGTGTTAATACATCTAAGGCTTCTTCACATCACTGGAATTAATCATTTACCAAATTCAATCACTAAGCTTTACAATTTGCAAACTTTAAGAATCGAAGGGTTTCTCATGGAACTTCCAAAAGACCTAAGCAATTTGATTAACTTGAGACATATTTGTGTTGATGAAATTAAGAAAGCACCTAAAAATCTAGGGCGGTTGACTTGCCTTCAAACATTGCCAATATTTGTTGTGGGTCAAGATGAAGGTTATCGGATTAAGGAATTGGGAGCTTTAAAGAATCTCAGgggagaaataaaaataagtaatctagagaaggtggaagatgaggaagaagccaaaagtgcaaaattaaaagaaaaggaaatgttCAAGTTGGGATTACACTGGACATCATCAATAAGAGCAGCGGACAGCTATGATAAAGATGAAAAGGTGTTGGAAGGCCTCCAGCCTCACCCAAATTTGAAAAGCTTAACAATAGAAAGGTATGAAGGAAAGAAATTCCCATCATGGTGGGCTGGTTTGTCGCTATATCAAAATTTGATTGAGATCTATTTGAATGGGTGTACGGAATGTGAAGAAGTTCCCACCTTGGGACATTTACCCTGTCTTAGGGTTCTTGAAATAATAGGAATGGAGAAGGTAAGAAGTATAGGAAGCGAGTTTTACAGCTACAGTGATGGGAGTTACAGAAATACTACTACATTATTTCCAGCATTGAGAATACTCAAATTGGTGGAGATGATTTCCTTAGAAGAGTGGAAGGATGCAGGTGAGGTGTTGGTGTTTCCATGCCTTGAGGAGTTGACCATAAGTTATTGTAATGAACTGAGAGATTTTCCAGACTCACTGCACACCTGCGTGTCCCTTCAGAAGTTGGTAGTAAAGGAATGTCCTGAGCTGAGGTATTGGCCAGGTGTCCAGTGTGTTGGTTCTACTTCCATTCAATACTCCCACCCCTCTCTCCAAAAGCTCAAATTGTGTGAGTCAGCCCACTCTCTCCTGGGCCAAATTCAATACTTCATTAACCTTAAAATTCTGTGGATACAACGATTTTTTGAAATAGAAGCTTTGCCAGAGTGTTTGGGTTGccttttctctcttcaaaaGCTGTATATTGTGGATTGCAATCACTTGGTGCATCTGCCCACCGAGGAAGCCATGCGATGCCTCACCCAATTGAAAATGCTGATCATTTATGATTGCCCCAATTTGGAAGACAATGAACGGTCCAAGATTGACCACATTCCATTTGTTGACATCCAGGATAGTGG GTGGCCAGATTGCTCTGATTTCGAAGACTAA